From a single Accipiter gentilis chromosome 8, bAccGen1.1, whole genome shotgun sequence genomic region:
- the RPL36 gene encoding 60S ribosomal protein L36, whose translation MAIRYPMAVGLNKGYKVTKNVSKPRQCRRRGRLTKHTKFVRDMIREVCGFAPYERRAMELLKVSKDKRALKFIKKRVGTHIRAKRKREELSNVLAAMRKAAAKKD comes from the exons ATGGCGATCCGCTACCCCATGGCCGTTGGCCTCAACAAGGGCTACAAGGTGACGAAGAACGTGTCCAAGCCCAGGCAGTGCCGTCGCCGCGGG CGCCTGACCAAACACACCAAGTTTGTGCGAGACATGATCAGGGAAGTCTGTGGCTTTGCACCCTATGAGAGACGTGCTATGGAATTGCTGAAAGTTTCCAAAGATAAACGTGCTCTGAAGTTCATAAAGAAAAGG GTTGGCACTCACATTCGGGCCAAGCGAAAGCGGGAAGAACTCAGTAACGTCCTGGCAGCCATGAGGAAAGCTGCTGCAAAGAAGGATTGA
- the LONP1 gene encoding lon protease homolog, mitochondrial, giving the protein MAAARCLRLCGRWRPALLGPARRRLLAAASSAAPPVPLGSAAPASAAFSVGPRWHQRSPGGLAGGDALEGGGGGGGGEDGSGGGGADAGGAGPVMTALTPLLVPEHFPNVPLIAVTRNPVFPRFIKIIEVKNKKLVELLRRKVRLAQPYAGVFLKKDDNNESDVVEDLNEIYQMGTFVQIHEMQDLGDKLRMIVMGHRRIRINKQLEVEPEEPENKQKIRRKQKRYKKEAEEEPGAKDQSVEVVLDPVAASSQEVLMVEVENVVHEDFQITEEVKALTAEIVKTIRDIIALNPLYRESVLQMMQAGQRVVDNPIYLSDMGAALTGAESHELQDILEETSIPKRLYKALSLLKKEYELSKLQQRLGREVEEKIKQTHRKYLLQEQLKIIKKELGLEKEDKDAIEEKFRERLKELVVPKHVMDVIDEELNKLGLLDNHSSEFNVTRNYLDWLTSIPWGKCSEENLELTRARAVLEEDHYGMDDVKKRILEFIAVSQLRGSTQGKILCFYGPPGVGKTSIARSIARALNREYFRFSVGGMTDVAEIKGHRRTYVGAMPGKIIQCLKKTKTENPLILIDEVDKIGRGYQGDPSSALLELLDPEQNSNFLDHYLDVPVDLSKVLFICTANVTETIPEPLRDRMEVINVSGYVAEEKLAIAERYLVPQARVLCGLDENKAKITSDVLTVLIKQYCRESGVRNLQKQVEKVLRKSAYKIVSGEAEMVQVTPENLQDFVGKPIFTVDRMYETTPPGVVMGLAWTAMGGSTLFVETSLRRPKDKENKDGSLEVTGQLGDVMKESAKIAYTFARAFLMQKDPNNDFLMSSHIHLHVPEGATPKDGPSAGCTIVTALLSLAMNCPVRQNVAMTGEVSLTGKILPVGGIKEKTIAAKRAGVTCIILPSENKKDYYDLAGFITEGLEVHFVEHYKEVFDIAFSKLDSTGG; this is encoded by the exons ATGGCGGCCGCCCGCTGCTTACGGCTGTGCGGGCGCTGGCGGCCGGCGCTGCTGGGACCCGCGCGGCGACGCCTCTTGGCGGCCGCCTCCTCCGCGGCTCCCCCGGTCCCGCTGGGCTCCGCGGCGCCGGCCTCCGCCGCCTTCAGCGTTGGCCCGCGATGGCACCAGCGGAGCCCCGGCGGTCTGGCGGGGGGCGACGCGctggagggcggcggcggcggcggcggcggcgaggacggtagcggcggcggcggggcggacgctggcggggccgggccggtcATGACGGCGCTGACGCCCCTGCTCGTCCCGGAGCATTTCCCCAACGTCCCCCTCATCGCCGTGACGCGCAACCCCGTCTTCCCGCGCTTCATCAAGATCATCGAg GTAAAAAATAAGAAGCTGGTTGAGCTGCTGAGGAGGAAAGTTCGTCTTGCCCAGCCTTATGctggtgtttttcttaaaaaggaTGATAA cAATGAATCTGATGTGGTGGAAGATCTGAATGAAATCTACCAGATGGGAACTTTTGTACAGATCCATGAAATGCAGGACCTTGGAGACAAGTTGCGTATGATAGTCATGGGACACCGAAG GATTCGTATAAACAAGCAACTAGAGGTTGAGCCTGAGGAGCctgagaacaaacagaaaattagaaGGAAACAGAAGCGCTATAAGAAAGAGGCTGAAGAGGAGCCTGGAGCAAAGGACCAATCTGTAGAAGTGGTACTAGATCCTGTAGCTGCTTCCTCGCAGGAGGTTCTCATGGTAGAAGTAGAGAATGTGGTTCATGAAGATTTTCAGATTACAGAAGAGGTGAAA GCACTTACTGCAGAAATTGTCAAAACAATCCGGGATATCATTGCCTTGAACCCCTTGTACAG AGAGTCTGTACTTCAGATGATGCAGGCTGGACAACGTGTGGTAGATAACCCTATCTATCTGAGTGACATGGGTGCAGCACTAACGGGGGCAGAGTCGCATGAACTTCAAGACATCTTGGAAGAAACCAGT ATTCCCAAACGGCTTTACAAAGCCCTGTCCCTTCTAAAGAAGGAGTATGAGCTGAGCAAACTTCAGCAGCGTCTTGGAAGGGAG GTTGAAGAGAAGATCAAGCAAACACATCGCAAATATCTTCTCCAAGAGCAATTGAAGATCATTAAGAAAGAGCTAGGTCTGGAAAAAGAGGACAAGGATGCTATAGAAGAAAAATTCCGTGAGCGACTAAAGGAGCTGGTAGTGCCAAAACATGTCATGGATGTGATTGATGAAGAGTTGAACAAGTTGGGCTTGCTGGATAATCACTCCTCAGAATTCAA TGTTACACGGAACTACTTGGACTGGCTGACTTCCATCCCATGGGGTAAGTGTAGTGAGGAGAACCTGGAGCTGACCAGAGCCCGAGCAGTTCTGGAGGAGGATCATTATGGAATGGATGATGTCAAGAAGCGAATTCTG GAATTTATAGCGGTCAGCCAGCTGCGAGGATCCACCCAAGGGAAGATCCTGTGTTTTTATGGACCCCCCGGGGTTGGCAAAACCAGCATTGCCCGCTCCATTGCCAGAGCCCTAAACAGAGAGTACTTTCGCTTCAGTGTTGGAGGGATGACTGATGTAGCAGAAATAAAAGGACACAG GAGGACATATGTTGGAGCCATGCCAGGAAAAATCATCCAGTGTCTGAAGAAGACCAAGACAGAGAATCCACTTATACTGATCGATGAG GTGGATAAAATAGGAAGAGGATATCAAGGGGATCCATCCTCAGCCCTTCTAGAGCTGTTGGACCCAGAACAGAACTCTAACTTCTTGGATCATTACCTTGATGTTCCTGTGGATTTATCAAAG GTACTTTTTATTTGTACTGCCAATGTAACAGAAACCATTCCAGAGCCACTGCGGGACAGAATGGAAGTGATCAATGTATCGGGATACGTAGCAGAAGAGAAACTTGCAATTGCAGAG AGGTACTTAGTCCCTCAAGCACGAGTTCTGTGTGGCTTGgatgaaaacaaagccaaaattaCATCAGATGTCCTGACTGTTCTCATCAAGCAGTACTGCAGAGAGAGTGGGGTGAGGAATCTGCAGAAACAAGTAGAAAAG GTATTGAGGAAATCTGCCTATAAAATTGTGAGTGGAGAAGCAGAGATGGTCCAAGTAACACCTGAAAACCTGCAGGACTTTGTAGGAAAGCCAATCTTCACTGTGGATCGCATGTATGAAACCACTCCTCCAGGAGTGGTGATGGGTCTGGCCTGGACAGCTATGG GAGGTTCCACTCTGTTTGTTGAAACATCCCTGAGGCGACCCAAAGACAAGGAGAACAAGGATGGGTCCCTTGAAGTAACAGGACAACTGGGAGATGTAATGAAAGAGAGTGCCAAAATAGCTTACACGTTTGCAAGAGCCTTTCTGATGCAAAAGGATCCCAACAATGACTTTCTCATGTCTTCCCATATCCACTTGCACGTGCCAGAG ggagcAACACCAAAGGATGGACCAAGTGCAGGATGTACTATAGTAACAGCTTTGCTATCACTGGCCATGAATTGCCCAGTGAGGCAGAACGTGGCAATGACTGGAGAGGTGTCATTAACTGGAAAAATTCTTCCTGTTGGTGGAATCAAGGAGAAAACTATTGCG GCGAAGAGGGCAGGTGTTACCTGCATCATTCTGCCATCAGAGAATAAAAAGGATTATTATGACCTTGCTGGATTCATTACAGAAGGACTAGAAGTGCATTTTGTTGAGCACTACAAAGAGGTATTTGATATAGCATTTTCAAAGCTGGATTCCACTGGAGGATGA